From a region of the Daphnia pulicaria isolate SC F1-1A chromosome 1, SC_F0-13Bv2, whole genome shotgun sequence genome:
- the LOC124314274 gene encoding uncharacterized protein LOC124314274 gives MKQMKVETAKRNRLLSVPYFRYRCYTNHIIADFDELLGEERFRSVDKIKTVGSTYMAAVGLMPDMRIGQVETDANVTASFYLATLVEFVFAMKEKLLCINENSYNNFTLRVGMNIGPVVAGVIGARKPQYDIWGNTVNVASRMDSTGLPNHTQVTEEVYQVLRHQPYEFQCRGRVKVKGKGEMTTYFLTDRKQPATVRVDDIAMMMMKQPSHHNNSNLMASMYGGVITPLALVHQQIRQQNHQQQMVGGPLVQLRPVGRSNSGGSGSRDRRSPMHDALHPRFHPLSEEMMAPPLIPPPPPTSAYHQVPRFTKNPYLQQLQQQQPPVIIPNSIQPNPPVPRHSSTPPRSNGRVHHHQQQQQQQQQQMQHQPTPPLLQQQQQLQNLSPIRSCSETESGSPLGMGLSVRTVTAGPIQLQKSPSAPPLKRQHQHGSGGGGGGQNSGIPGRPAFEFPAPPPPPPHGTSSAGSSGRAMGRNFRHRSDESLSGIGSSMRGEAYSTRIHSSADDVSSANRSERSESETEDSSSDESYTKTEAEVDPDSPGTSPNFRIPSLLPLSLDIEKAWSRMNAEFTANGHRPEVVAQSTPSRMPTAGMASAASTTEAIELKDLHLLKVPTPKLTTAGSSSRSMKSGTTAADSDIMAESCVAESCASFEFVDDDDEPEGRVDDDDDDEEEGEEGETTEQEQQQRSQPPSPPKLLVISSDGTKSSSAVCSPSSTSEIGSVFGLRFDPQENKMTLQLTATAGETVRSPQGGSELTESSKLTPSRFPLDLGSPTRSDGGGGGLFPSLKSQAKKSEYENATDDERKREEVAEAVDVRREQEQVRQILASAAALQAETSQSEWSEDDDDDLSDDDSNEDGQDQDCPQGPLLGSNNQHPSLGNGRKLCHNRRRKFHFGLASDVESTGYTTDDAGMENLSVFNDAGLTDAEGALSDINSLLNDGIPVGDFDMADDTSLSSRASSRFFDSEPILNLETYTNNPSASGIGSNKMTSSMLYDSEYDNYGPSSLASDDLYDDASLDVAASKQLIGGEDKIRRVSQHITRSFGQPSQRNLSTSSDSEDA, from the exons ATGAAGCAGATGAAGGTGGAGACGGCGAAACGGAATCGGCTACTTTCAGTGCCTTACTTTCGGTATCGGTGTTACAC AAACCATATCATCGCCGACTTTGACGAGCTGCTGGGCGAGGAGCGATTCCGTTCTGTCGACAAGATCAAGACGGTCGGCTCGACTTACATGGCCGCCGTCGGGCTGATGCCGGACATGCGGATCGGCCAAGTGGAGACGGACGCCAACGTGACGGCCTCCTTCTACCTTGCCACCCTGGTGGAATTCGTGTTCGCCATGAAGGAGAAGCTGCTCTGCATCAACGAGAACTCGtacaacaatttcacgctcagGGTGGGCATGAACATTGGGCCGGTCGTGGCCGGCGTCATTGGCGCCCGCAAGCCGCAGTACGACATTTGGGGCAACACGGTCAACGTGGCTAGTCGCATGGATTCCACCGGATTACCCAACCACACTcag GTGACGGAGGAAGTGTATCAAGTGCTGAGGCACCAGCCGTACGAGTTCCAGTGCCGTGGGCGGGTCAAAGTCAAGGGCAAAGGCGAGATGACGACCTACTTCCTGACGGACCGCAAGCAGCCGGCCACCGTCCGGGTGGACGACATcgccatgatgatgatgaagcagCCCAGTCACCACAACAACTCGAATCTCATGGCCTCCATGTACGGCGGAGTCATTACGCCGCTGGCCCTGGTCCACCAGCAGATCCGCCAGCAGAATCACCAGCAGCAAATGGTTGGCGGGCCGCTGGTCCAGCTCAGACCGGTCGGCCGGAGCAACAGCGGCGGAAGCGGCAGCCGGGACAGGCGCAGTCCCATGCACGACGCCCTCCACCCGAGATTCCATCCGCTCTCGGAAGAGATGATGGCCCCGCCGCTGATTCCGCCACCTCCGCCCACTTCCGCCTACCACCAAGTTCCTCGTTTCACCAAGAATCCTTACCTGCAGCagttgcaacaacaacagccgccGGTCATCATTCCCAACAGCATCCAGCCCAATCCGCCGGTGCCTCGGCACAGCAGCACTCCGCCGCGCAGCAACGGCCgcgtccaccaccaccagcagcaacaacaacaacagcagcagcagatgcaACATCAGCCAACGCCGCCGTtgttgcagcagcaacaacaactgcagAATCTCAGCCCCATCCGGAGTTGTTCGGAAACGGAAAGCGGATCGCCTCTGGGCATGGGTCTCTCGGTCAGGACGGTGACGGCTGGTCCGATCCAGCTGCAGAAATCGCCCAGCGCCCCACCGCTCAAGAGGCAGCACCAGCAcggaagcggcggcggcggtggtggtcaAAATTCCGGAATTCCGGGCCGACCGGCTTTCGAATTTCCGGCGcctccaccacctcctccgcaCGGCACTTCGTCTGCGGGCAGCAGTGGGCGAGCCATGGGCCGCAACTTCCGCCACCGGTCGGACGAGAGTCTGTCCGGAATCGGTTCGTCGATGAGGGGCGAGGCCTATTCGACGCGAATCCACTCGTCGGCGGATGACGTCAGCTCGGCCAACCGGAGCGAGCGAAGTGAGAGCGAGACGGAGGACAGCTCGTCGGACGAGAGTTACACCAAGACGGAAGCGGAAGTCGACCCGGACAGTCCCGGAACGTCACCCAATTTCCGTATTCCGTCGCTCCTGCCGCTCAGCCTGGACATCGAAAAGGCCTGGTCTCGCATGAACGCCGAATTCACGGCCAACGGGCACCGGCCCGAAGTGGTGGCCCAATCGACGCCCTCTAGGATGCCGACGGCCGGCATGGCTTCCGCCGCATCGACGACGGAAGCGATCGAACTCAAAG ATTTGCATTTGCTGAAAGTGCCGACGCCCAAATTGACGACGGCCGGAAGCAGCAGCCGCTCGATGAAGTCGGGGACCACTGCCGCCGATTCCGACATCATGGCCGAGTCTTGCGTGGCGGAATCTTGCGCCAGTTTCGAGtttgtcgacgacgacgatgagccGGAAGGCCGggtggatgacgacgacgacgacgaggaagaAGGAGAGGAAGGAGAGACGACGGAACAGGAGCAACAGCAGCGCTCGCAACCTCCTTCGCCGCCCAAGTTGCTGGTCATCAGCTCGGACGGAACCAAGTCAAGTTCGGCCGTCTGCAGTCCCAGCAGCACGTCGGAGATTGGCAGCGTTTTCGGGCTCCGCTTCGATCCGCAGGAGAACAAGATGACCCTGCAGCTGACGGCCACGGCCGGCGAAACGGTTCGATCGCCTCAGGGCGGCTCGGAACTGACGGAATCGTCCAAACTGACGCCCAGCCGGTTCCCGCTGGATCTGGGCAGCCCGACGCGGTCggatggcggcggcggcggcctctTCCCTAGTCTCAAAAGCCAGGCCAAGAAAAGTGAATACGAGAACGCGACGGACGACGAGCGGAAGCGCGAAGAAGTGGCCGAGGCCGTGGACGTCAGGCGGGAGCAGGAGCAAGTGCGCCAGATCCTGGCCAGCGCGGCGGCCCTTCAGGCGGAGACGAGCCAGTCGGAGTGGagcgaagacgacgacgacgatctgTCGGACGACGACAGCAACGAAGACGGCCAGGACCAGGATTGCCCGCAGGGACCTCTGCTGGGCTCCAACAACCAACACCCGTCGCTGGGCAACGGCAGGAAACTCTGCCACAACCGGCGGCGCAAATTCCATTTCGGCCTGGCCAGCGACGTGGAGTCGACGGGCTACACGACGGACGACGCCGGCATGGAGAACCTCTCGGTGTTCAACGACGCCGGACTCACCGACGCCGAAGGGGCCCTGAGTGACATCAATTCACTATTGAACGACGGAATTCCCGTCGGCGATTTCGACATGGCCGACGACACGAGTCTCAGTTCCCGCGCTTCCTCCCGCTTCTTCGATTCCGAACCCATCCTCAATTTGGAGACGTACACCAACAATCCATCCGCTTCCGGAATCGGCtcaa ATAAGATGACGAGCAGCATGTTGTACGATTCCGAGTACGACAACTACGGTCCGAGTTCCTTGGCGTCGGATGACCTGTACGACGACGCGTCGTTGGACGTCGCGGCCAGCAAGCAGCTGATTGGCGGAGAAGACAAAATCCGCCGCGTTTCACAGCACATAACCCGCAGCTTTGGGCAGCCCAGTCAGCGCAATCTCAGCACTAGCAGCGACAGCGAAGACGCCTGA